Within the Thermus oshimai DSM 12092 genome, the region AGGCCCTCTGGGAGCTGGCCCAGGCGGACCCTTCCCGCCTCACCCCCGCCGCGGGGCTCAGGCCGGTGTTCCAGGACCTGGTCCTCCCCACCGCGGGGTTCGTGGTGGGGCCCAACGAGCTCCGCTACGTGGCCGAGCTTTCCGAGGTGTACGCCCTCTATGGCCTCTCCATGCCCGCCCTGTTCCAGAGGCTTAGGGCCCTGGTACTGGAGCCCCCGGTGGCCCGCATCCTGGGGAAGTACGGCCTAGACCCCTGGGCCTTTTTGGAGGAGGGGGAGGGGGCCTTCTTGAGGGCCGTGGGGGGGCGGCTTCAGGCCTTCGCCCGCTTTGAGGAGCGCCTCCGCCGCCTCCTCTCCGAGGCCGAGGCCCTGGCGGAGGAGGCGGGAGCCCTGGACCCTACCCTAAAGCGCCCCCTCCTCCGCTTCCGGGCCCGCCTGGGGGGAGAGGGGGAGCGGCTTCTCCGGAAGGCCCTAAGGGCCAGGCTCCAGGGGGACGGGGTCCTTTGGGCCCATCTGGAGCGGCTTAAGCGCCACCTCCTCCCCTTGGGCCTTCCCCAGGAGCGGGTCTTCCCCTTTCTCCAGTACGCCCTCCGCCACCCCGTGGCCCTAAAGCGCCTGGAGGAGGCCCCGGCTTTGGGGCGGGCCCTCCTTTACCTCTAGGGCCCGGGCGGGGTAGGCTAGACCCAAGGTCTATGAAGCGCCTCCTGGCCCTCCTCCTTCTCCTCCCCTGGGCCTTGGCCCAGGGCCTCACCCTGCGGGTCCTCCTCAAGGAGGTGCCCCTGGGGGAGGCCCTCCGCCTGGACCTGCCCTCGGGGCGGGTTCTGGCCAAGGGGGTGGAGGGCGGGGTGGTGGTGGACGGGAGGCTCTTCCCGAGCTTCCTTCACCCCGGCCCCACCTTCGCCCTGGACGGCACCCCCTACCGGGGCGGGCTCCTCCTCCTCCCTCAAGGGGAGAAGGTGATGGCGGTGAACGCCGTGGACCTGGAGGACTACCTCCTCGGGGTCCTCCCCGGGGAGATGCCCCCCTCCTTCCCCCTGGAGGCCCTGAAGGCCCAGGCCGTTTTGGCCCGCACCTTCGCGGTGAACCGCCTAAGCCCCTCCGCCCCCTACGACCTCTGCGCCACGGAGGCCTGCCAGGTCTACCGGGGCCTCTCCGCGGAAACCCCCAGGCACAAGGAGGCGGTCCTCGCCACCCGGGGCCTGGTGGTGAGCTACGGGGGGAGGGCCATCTCCGCCCTGTACCACGCGGACTCCGGGGGCATGACCGCGGGGAGCGAGGAGGTCTTCCAGAAGGCCCTTCCCTACCTTCGCCCCCGGGAAGACCCCTTTTCCGATGGGCCTAAAAGCCGGTGGACGGTGGACCTCACCCCGGAAAGGGTGGCGGCCGCCCTCCGGGCCTACGGCCTCGCCCCCCGCACCCTCGAGCCCCCGGAGGTCCTGGCCCTCACCCCCTCGGGGCGGGTGGGGCGGCTTTCCGCCCTGGGGGTGGTGGTGGAAGGCCCCCTGGCCCAGCGGGTGGTGCGGGCCATGGGCCTCCCCTCGGCCCTGGTGCGCTTTGAGGGCTGGCGGGCCTTGGGCCGGGGGGCCGGGCACGGGGTGGGGATGAGCCAGTGGGGGGCCAAGGGCATGGCGGAGCGGGGCTTTGAGTTTCGGGAGATCCTGGGCCACTACTTCCCGGGGACCTTCCTCTCCGACCTGGTGGTCCGGGCCGGCCTTCCCTGATGCTCCTCCCCACCCCCATCGGCCCCCTTTGGCTAGAGACCACCCCCTTGGGGGTGCGCCGCCTCGTCCCCACCCTTTTCCCCCAGGGCCGGGAGGCGGAAGGCCCCCTGGCGGAAAGGGTGGCGGAGGCGGTGGCCCGCTACTTCCAGGGGGAAAGGCCCGACTTCCTGGACCTCCCCCTGGACTACACCGGCCTTTCCCCGGCCCGGGTGGCGGTGTACGAGTGGACCCGCAGGATCCCTTACGGCAAGACGGAAAGCTACGGGGCCGTGGCCCGGGCCCTGGGCCTTGCCCCTAGGGCCGTGGGGGCGGCCCTCAGGGCCTCGCCCTTTTTCCTCCTGGTCCCCGCCCACCGGGTGGTCCACGCGGACGGCCGCCTTGGGGGCTTCGCCGGGCAGGAAGGGCTTAAGGCCTGGCTCCTCCGGTTTGAGGGCCTACACCTCCTGCCAGACCGCTAGGGAAAAGGGGGGAAGCTCCGGGCCGCAAAGCCTTCCTCCTTGGGGGTGGCAGACCGCCCCCGAGAGGAGGTCCACCGCCGCCCCACCCCGGGGGAAGTGGCCGTGGAGGGGGAGGTCCTGGAGGAAGGGCCTGTCCGTGGCGTTCACCACCACCAGGTAGGGTCCCCGGGCGAAGGCCAGGTGGCCGTCTTGGGCGTAGATGCGGGTGTAGGGGGCGCTCTTCAAGAGGGGGTGGGCCTTCCTGAGGGCGGCCATGCGCCTTATGGCCTCCCGGATCTCCCCCTTCCAGCGGGCCTCGTCCCACACCATCCCTCCCCGGTTTTCGGGGTCATGGCCCCCTTCCATGCCGATCTCCTCCCCGTAGTAGACCGTGGGGTTGCCGGGGAGGAGGAAGAGGAGGGAAAGGGCGAGCCTGGCCCGGGCCACCTCCCCCCGGAGGAGGGTGAGGAGGCGGGGGGTGTCGTGGGAGGTGAGGAGGTTCATCTGGGCGGTGACCGCCTCCCAGGGGTAGCGGCGGAAGAGGTCCTCGAGGCGGTGGCTGAAGGCCAGGGCCTGGAGGGGCTCTATCCGCCCAAGCCCCGAGCGGGTGGCGAGCTCCCGGTCCAGGGCCTCCCCCCCCACGAAGCCCAGGACGGCCCGCCCCAGGGGGTAGTTCATGGTGGCGTCAAAGAGGTCCCCCCTTAGCCAAAGGTCGGCCTCCTCCCAGATCTCCCCTACGATGTAGGCCTCGGGGTTTGCCCCCTTGACCCGCCTGCGGAACTCCCGCCAGAACTCGAGGTCCTGAATCTCGTTGGGCACGTCCAGCCGCCAGCCGTCCGCCCCGAAGCGGATCCAGTGCTCGGCCACCTTAAGGAGGTAGGCCCGCACCTCGGGGGTTTCCACCTTGAGCTTGGGAAGCTCGGGGTTCCCCCACCAGGCCTCGTAGTTGGGGGAGCTCCCGTAGGCGTTTAGGGGAAAGCCCTTCACGTAGTACCAGTCCCGGTAGGGGCTTTCCGGCCCGTTTTCCAGAAGGTGCTGGAAGGCGAAAAACCCCCGGCCCGTGTGGTTGAAGACCCCGTCCAGGATGACCCTCACCCCGTGGGCGTGGGCCACCTCCAAAAGGTGCCTTAAGGCCCCGTTCCCCCCGAGAAGGGGGTCCACCTGGAAGTAGTCCACGGTATGGTAGCGGTGGTTGGCGGTGGAGGCGAAGACGGGGTTCAGGTAGATGGCCTCCACCCCTAACTCCAGGAGGTAGGGGAGCTTCTCCGCCACACCAAAGAGCGTCCCCCCCTTGAACCCCCTTAGGGTGGGGGGCGCCTCCCAGGGCTCTAAGGGCCCCGTGGGGGCGGGGGGTGCGGGGGGTCCAGCGCGGAAGAAGCGGTCGGGAAAGATCTGGTAGAAAAAGGCGCCTTGATACCAAGCCACGCCCCTAAGCCTACCACGGGAAGAAGGTGCCCAGATCACAAAAATCCTTGCCCGGATGGAGGGGGGTCTGGTATCCTCCCGGGGTGAAGGGTATGCGGGGCCGCCTCTTCGTCATGACCGGGGCCAGCGGGGTGGGCAAGGGCACGGTGCGGGCCAAGGTGCTGGAGCGCACCCGCCTCTTCTACTCCATCTCCATGACCACCCGCCCCCCCCGCCCGGGGGAGCGGCACGGGGTGGACTACTACTTCGTGGACCGGCCCGCCTTTGAGCGGCTCATCGCCGAGGACGGCTTTCTGGAGTACGCAGAGTACGTGGGCCACCTCTACGGCACCCCCAAGGCCCCCGTGGAGCGGGCCCTTGCCCGCGGGGAGGACGTCCTTTTGGAGATTGAGGTCCAGGGGGCCCTGCAGGTGAAGGCAAAGGTGCCGGAGGCCATCCTCATCTTCCTCCTTCCCCCCTCCCTCTCCGAGCTCAAAAGGCGCCTGGTCCTCCGGGGCCAGGACCCCCCGGAGAAGATCGCCAAGCGCCTGGCCCGGGCGGAGGAGGAGATCCGAAACGCCCACCTCTTTGACTACGTGGTGGTGAACGATGTGCTGGAAAAGGCGGTGGGGGATTTCCTGGCCATCCTCACCGCCGAAAGGCGAAGGACCCCCAGGATGCAGGCCCACCTGGAGGAGGCCCTGCGCAAGGACCCCCTTTTGGAAGAGGAACTGGACGAGATCCTAAGGAGGAGCCATGGCGGAACCGGGCATTGACAAGCTGTTTGGCATGGTGGATTCCAAGTACCGGCTCACGGTGGTGGTGGCCAAACGGGCCCAGCAGCTTTTGCGCTACCGCTTCAAAAACACCGTCCTCGCCCCGGAGGAAAGGCCTAAGATGCGCACCCTGGAAGGGGTCTTTGACGACCCCAACCCCGTGACCTGGGCCATGAAGGAGCTCCTCACCGGCCGGCTGGTCTTCGGGGAAGGCCTTTTGGACGAGGACCGGCTCCAGAAGGAGCTGGACAAGCTCTACCCCGTAGAGGCGGAAGGGGCCTAGCATGGCCCGGGTCCTGGTGGCCGTCACCGGGGGGGTGGCCGCCATAAAGGCCCCCCACCTCCTGCGCCTCCTCAAGCGGGCGGGGCACGAGGTGCGGGTCCTCGCCACCCCCAGGGCCTTGGAGTTCGTCACCCCCCTTTCCCTGGCGGTGGCCGCGGGGGGGGAGGTGGCCACGGAGGAGGCCTGGTTCCGGCCGGACGGGCGGGCCTTGCACATCGACCTGGCCCGCTTCGCCGATCTGGTCCTGGTGGCCCCGGCCACCGCGGACGCCCTGGCCAAGGCCGCCTTGGGCCTGGCGGATGACCTCCTCTCCGCCACCCTCCTGGCGGGGCCTAAGCGGGTGGCCTGGGCCCCGGCCATGAACGAGGCCATGTGGCTCGCCCCCCAGACCCAGGGCCACGTGGAGCGGCTTAAGGCCCTGGGCCACGCCTTCTTCGGCCCGGGCCATGGCCCCTTGGCCGCGGAAGGGGAGGGGGAGGGGTGGGGGCGGATGCTGGAGCCCGAGGAGCTTTTGGAGAGGGTCCGGGCCCTTCTCACCCCCAAGGACCTTTCCGGCCTAAAGCTCCTGGTTTCCGCCGGCCCCACCCGGGAGTACCTGGACCCGGTGCGCTTCCTCTCCAACCCCTCCTCCGGCCGCATGGGCTACGCTCTGGCCGAGGCCGCCCGGGACCGGGGGGCGGAGGTGGTCCTGGTCTCGGGCCCCACCTGCCTCCAAGACCCTTGGGGGATGGAGGTGGTGCGGGTGGAAAGCGCCCTGGAGATGCGCGCGGCCATCCTGGAGCGTTACCCCCATCTCCAGGCGGTGGTCATGGCCGCGGCGGTGGCCGACTACCGCCCCGCGGAGGTCCACCGGGACAAGGAGCCCAAAACAGGGGAGGAGAAGACCCTCCGCCTCCTCCCGAACCCCGACATCCTGAAGGAGCTGGGCGCAAACAAGGGCAACCGGGTGCTGGTGGGCTTCGCCATGGAGACCCGGGAAGGCCTCCATCGGGCCAAGGAGAAGCTCCTGCGCAAGAACCTGGACCTCATCGCCCTGAACTACGTGGGGCGGGAGGGGGTGGGGTTCGGCTCGGAGGAGAACGAGGTGGTCCTCCTGAGCCGGACGGGGGAGGTGGAGGAGCTTTCCCGCCGGCCCAAGCGGGAGGTGGCCCACCGCATTCTGGACTGGGTTAAACTCTTCTGGAAGGAATATGGCCATGCGCAGTAGGGCAGAGCGGCTTCGCGCCATCCAGGAAATCGTCAGCAAGGAGGAGATCAGCACCCAGAAGGAGCTGGTGGAAAAGCTCCGCCAGCGGGGGTTTGAGGTGACCCAGGCCACGGTGAGCCGGGACATCGCCCGGCTCCACCTGGTCCGGGTGGCCCTGGGGAAGGGGCGGCACAAGTACGCCCTGGCCCCCATTGAGCTCCAGGAGGACGTATACGAGGAGCTTAAGCGCCGCTTCAAGGAGTTCGTGCGGGACGTGGACCGGGGGGGGAACATCCTGGTGGTGAAGACCCTCGAGGGCCACGCCTCCGGCATCGCCTTCCTCCTGGACCGCCTGCGCCGGGACGACCTGGTGGGCACCTTGGCGGGGGACGACACCATCTTGGTGGTGGCCCGGGACGAGAAGGCCGCGGAAGCCCTAGAAGAGGAGCTCGGGGGGCTTTTGGTTTAGGGGCCTTTTCCGCTGGGGACACGTGGAGTTTCTGGTCAAGTCCTTCGTCACCCTTTTCGTGGTCATGGACCCCGTGGGGCTGGTGCCCGTCTTTCTGGCCCTGGCGGGGCACTACCCCCCTGAGAAGCAGGCCCGGATCGCCCGCAAGGCGGTCCTGGTGGCGGGGGGGCTTCTCGTCTTTTTCTTTTTCTTCGGGCGGGGGCTTCTGGAGTACCTGGGCATCAGCTTTGAGGCCCTGAAGGTGGCGGGGGGGCTTCTCCTCTTCAAGATCGCCACGGAGATGGTCTTCGGCCACCACGAGCGGGAGACGGAGGAGGAGGCAAAGGAGGCCCTTGCGCGCTCGGACATCTCCGTCTTCCCCCTGGCCATCCCCCTCATCGCCGGCCCCGGGGCCCTGGCGAGCCTCCTCATCCTGGGGGCGGAGGCCCGGGGGGTGCCCTTCGGGGCCTTTTCCGTCCTCCTCACCGCCTTTCTGGTCCTCCTCCTGGCCTACCTCTTCCTGAGGGGGGCTTCCGTGGTGCGCCGGGCCCTCGGGCGCACGGGGGTCAACGTGGTGACCCGGGTCTTAGGGATCCTCCTCGCCGCCTTGGCGGTGCAGTACGTGGCGGATGGGGTGAAGGCCCTCCTTTAAGGGCCCCCCAAGCGCCTTTTCGGACCGCGCGGGGACGCCCCGCCGCTTAGACCTGGAACACCCCCACCCGGAAGGGCTCCCTCTCCGGGTTCAGGGCGCAGGCCTCGAGGCTCTTGATGAGCCACTTCCGGGTCTCGTGGGGGAGGACGATCCCGTCCACCCAAAGCCTGGCCGCGGCGTAGCGGGGGTCTAAGGTTTCCTCGTAGCGGCCCTTGATGCGCTCGTACAGCTCTTTAAGCTCCTCGTCCGAGGGCTCCTTCCCCTGGCGTTTGAGCTTTTCCACCTCCAGCTCCAAAAGGGTCTTCGCCGCCTGGGCCCCGCCCATGACCGCGTACTTGGCGCTGGGCCAGGCGTAGATGAACCGGGGCCCGTAGGCCTTCCCCGCCAGGGCGTAGTTCCCCGCGCCGAAGGAGCCCCCCAGGATGAGGGTGATCTTGGGGACGGTGGAGTTGGAAACCGCGTTCACCAGCTTGGCCCCCCGGCGGATGATCCCCGCCTGCTCGGACTCCTTCCCCACCATGAACCCGGTCACGTCCTGGAGGAAGAGGAGGGGGATGCCCATCTGGTTCACGTCCAGGATGAACCGGGCCGCCTTGTCCGCGGCCTCGGCGTAGATGACCCCGCCCACCTCAATCCGCCCCTTTTTCTTGAGGATGAGGCGCTGGTTCCCCACGATGCCCACGGGGAAGCCCCCGATGCGGGCGAAGCCCGTGACCAGGGTCTCCCCGTACCCCCCCTTGTACTCCAGAAACTCCGAGCCGTCCACGAGGCGGGCGATGACCTCCCTTAGGTCGTAGGGCCGCGCGCCCGTGGGGTCCACCAGGCCGTAGAGGTCCTCCGCGGGGTAAAGGGGTTCTTTGGGCTCCTTCCTTCCCTCGGCCCAGGGGGCAAGCTGTGGGGGCGGGTAGAGCTCGGCCAGCTTGCGGATGCGCTCCAGCGCGGCCTCGTCCGTGGGCTCGTAGAAGTCCACCGTGCCCGAGACCTCGTGGTGCATCCGGGCCCCCCCAAGCTCCTCCGAGGACACCTCCTGCCCGATGGCCGCCTTCACCAACGCAGGCCCCGCCAGATAAAGCCCGCTCCCCTCGGTCATGATGAGGACGTCGGTCATCACCGGGAGGTAGGCCCCCCCGGCCACGCAGTTCCCCATGATGGCCGAGATCTGGGGGATGCCTAGGGCGCTCATGCGGGCATTGAGGTAGAAGATGCGCCCGAAGTCGTCCTGGTCGGGGAAGACCTCGTCCTGTAAGGGCAGGAAGACCCCGGCGGAGTCCACCAGATAGACCGTGGGGATGCGGTTTTCCAGGGCCATGGTCTGGGCCCGGATGACCTTCTTGGCGGTGATGGGGAAGAAGGCCCCCGCCTTCACCGTGGCGTCGTTGGCGATGATCATCCAGTCCCGCCCCGCGATCCGGCCGAGGCCCGCCACCACGCCCCCCGCCGGGGCCCCACCCCACTCCTCGTACATCCCCCATCCGGCGAAGGCCATGAGCTCGTAGAACTCCGTCCCCGGGTCTATGAGCCTCTGGATCCGTTCCCGGGCGGTGAGGCGGCCCTTTTGGTGCTGGCGCTCCACCGCCCGTTTTCCCCCGCCTTCCCGCACCTTCTCCAGGCTTTCCCTGAACGCCCGCACCAGGGCCACCCAGGCGTCCTTGTTGGCCTTGTACTGGGCGCTTTCCCGGTCCTTAAGGTGGGTTTCCAGCACGGCCTTGGGGAGGTCCATGGCTAAAGTATAACGTTTTTTCGCTTTTATGTCTAAAAGCGTTTCCCCTGGGTGCAGGCCACCTTCC harbors:
- a CDS encoding SpoIID/LytB domain-containing protein, with amino-acid sequence MKRLLALLLLLPWALAQGLTLRVLLKEVPLGEALRLDLPSGRVLAKGVEGGVVVDGRLFPSFLHPGPTFALDGTPYRGGLLLLPQGEKVMAVNAVDLEDYLLGVLPGEMPPSFPLEALKAQAVLARTFAVNRLSPSAPYDLCATEACQVYRGLSAETPRHKEAVLATRGLVVSYGGRAISALYHADSGGMTAGSEEVFQKALPYLRPREDPFSDGPKSRWTVDLTPERVAAALRAYGLAPRTLEPPEVLALTPSGRVGRLSALGVVVEGPLAQRVVRAMGLPSALVRFEGWRALGRGAGHGVGMSQWGAKGMAERGFEFREILGHYFPGTFLSDLVVRAGLP
- a CDS encoding glycoside hydrolase family 13 protein encodes the protein MAWYQGAFFYQIFPDRFFRAGPPAPPAPTGPLEPWEAPPTLRGFKGGTLFGVAEKLPYLLELGVEAIYLNPVFASTANHRYHTVDYFQVDPLLGGNGALRHLLEVAHAHGVRVILDGVFNHTGRGFFAFQHLLENGPESPYRDWYYVKGFPLNAYGSSPNYEAWWGNPELPKLKVETPEVRAYLLKVAEHWIRFGADGWRLDVPNEIQDLEFWREFRRRVKGANPEAYIVGEIWEEADLWLRGDLFDATMNYPLGRAVLGFVGGEALDRELATRSGLGRIEPLQALAFSHRLEDLFRRYPWEAVTAQMNLLTSHDTPRLLTLLRGEVARARLALSLLFLLPGNPTVYYGEEIGMEGGHDPENRGGMVWDEARWKGEIREAIRRMAALRKAHPLLKSAPYTRIYAQDGHLAFARGPYLVVVNATDRPFLQDLPLHGHFPRGGAAVDLLSGAVCHPQGGRLCGPELPPFSLAVWQEV
- the gmk gene encoding guanylate kinase, which encodes MRGRLFVMTGASGVGKGTVRAKVLERTRLFYSISMTTRPPRPGERHGVDYYFVDRPAFERLIAEDGFLEYAEYVGHLYGTPKAPVERALARGEDVLLEIEVQGALQVKAKVPEAILIFLLPPSLSELKRRLVLRGQDPPEKIAKRLARAEEEIRNAHLFDYVVVNDVLEKAVGDFLAILTAERRRTPRMQAHLEEALRKDPLLEEELDEILRRSHGGTGH
- the rpoZ gene encoding DNA-directed RNA polymerase subunit omega, whose protein sequence is MAEPGIDKLFGMVDSKYRLTVVVAKRAQQLLRYRFKNTVLAPEERPKMRTLEGVFDDPNPVTWAMKELLTGRLVFGEGLLDEDRLQKELDKLYPVEAEGA
- a CDS encoding MarC family protein, whose translation is MEFLVKSFVTLFVVMDPVGLVPVFLALAGHYPPEKQARIARKAVLVAGGLLVFFFFFGRGLLEYLGISFEALKVAGGLLLFKIATEMVFGHHERETEEEAKEALARSDISVFPLAIPLIAGPGALASLLILGAEARGVPFGAFSVLLTAFLVLLLAYLFLRGASVVRRALGRTGVNVVTRVLGILLAALAVQYVADGVKALL
- the coaBC gene encoding bifunctional phosphopantothenoylcysteine decarboxylase/phosphopantothenate--cysteine ligase CoaBC → MARVLVAVTGGVAAIKAPHLLRLLKRAGHEVRVLATPRALEFVTPLSLAVAAGGEVATEEAWFRPDGRALHIDLARFADLVLVAPATADALAKAALGLADDLLSATLLAGPKRVAWAPAMNEAMWLAPQTQGHVERLKALGHAFFGPGHGPLAAEGEGEGWGRMLEPEELLERVRALLTPKDLSGLKLLVSAGPTREYLDPVRFLSNPSSGRMGYALAEAARDRGAEVVLVSGPTCLQDPWGMEVVRVESALEMRAAILERYPHLQAVVMAAAVADYRPAEVHRDKEPKTGEEKTLRLLPNPDILKELGANKGNRVLVGFAMETREGLHRAKEKLLRKNLDLIALNYVGREGVGFGSEENEVVLLSRTGEVEELSRRPKREVAHRILDWVKLFWKEYGHAQ
- a CDS encoding methylated-DNA--[protein]-cysteine S-methyltransferase, with the translated sequence MLLPTPIGPLWLETTPLGVRRLVPTLFPQGREAEGPLAERVAEAVARYFQGERPDFLDLPLDYTGLSPARVAVYEWTRRIPYGKTESYGAVARALGLAPRAVGAALRASPFFLLVPAHRVVHADGRLGGFAGQEGLKAWLLRFEGLHLLPDR
- a CDS encoding acyl-CoA carboxylase subunit beta, encoding MDLPKAVLETHLKDRESAQYKANKDAWVALVRAFRESLEKVREGGGKRAVERQHQKGRLTARERIQRLIDPGTEFYELMAFAGWGMYEEWGGAPAGGVVAGLGRIAGRDWMIIANDATVKAGAFFPITAKKVIRAQTMALENRIPTVYLVDSAGVFLPLQDEVFPDQDDFGRIFYLNARMSALGIPQISAIMGNCVAGGAYLPVMTDVLIMTEGSGLYLAGPALVKAAIGQEVSSEELGGARMHHEVSGTVDFYEPTDEAALERIRKLAELYPPPQLAPWAEGRKEPKEPLYPAEDLYGLVDPTGARPYDLREVIARLVDGSEFLEYKGGYGETLVTGFARIGGFPVGIVGNQRLILKKKGRIEVGGVIYAEAADKAARFILDVNQMGIPLLFLQDVTGFMVGKESEQAGIIRRGAKLVNAVSNSTVPKITLILGGSFGAGNYALAGKAYGPRFIYAWPSAKYAVMGGAQAAKTLLELEVEKLKRQGKEPSDEELKELYERIKGRYEETLDPRYAAARLWVDGIVLPHETRKWLIKSLEACALNPEREPFRVGVFQV
- the argR gene encoding arginine repressor; amino-acid sequence: MRSRAERLRAIQEIVSKEEISTQKELVEKLRQRGFEVTQATVSRDIARLHLVRVALGKGRHKYALAPIELQEDVYEELKRRFKEFVRDVDRGGNILVVKTLEGHASGIAFLLDRLRRDDLVGTLAGDDTILVVARDEKAAEALEEELGGLLV